Part of the Streptomyces sp. NBC_00457 genome, GCAGCGAACGCGGTGGGCTCTTCCGGCCCCGCGGCCCCGCCCCGGCGGGTCTGTCCGGCGAACAGCACCATCCGGCCGACCCCGGCACGGACGACCGTCCGGGCGCCCCGGTCCCGCTGCCCCGCCGCGGCGCCCCCAAGCTCGTCAGCTCGCACGGACGTCCGGTCACCGAGCAGCGGCCCCGGCGCGAGAACGGTGACTCCGCGGACACGGCTCCTGCCCTCCCGAAGCGCACTCGACGCGCCGCCATCGCGTCGGCGGCACAGGACGCCAGACACGAGACTGAGCGGGAGACAGGCCCCCGGACCGGCCCCCGGACCAGCCCCGAGACCGGCCCGGAGACCCGGCACGAGGGCCGGCTGGAAACCGGCCCGGAGACCGGGCACGAGCGCAGACCGGAAGCCGGACCAAGGGCCGGCCGCGACCCCGGTCAGGACGGACACGCGGCACCGACCACCGGCTCGGGCACGGCGCCCCTGCCCCGCCGCGTCCGCCAGGCCAACCTCGCCCCGCAGCTCAAGCAGGCTCAGGAGCAGCGCACCGAGCAGCGGGCGGAGCCCGCTGAACGGGACGCCGACGAGGTACGCAGCCGTATGGCCTCGCTCCAGCGCGGCTGGCAGCGTGGCCGTCATGAGAACGCCGCGGGTGACAATGGCTCCAGCGGCACAGCACCACAAGGAACGACTAAGGGGGACGGTCGATGACCGCACCGAAGGCGACCGACCATGGCGACACCGGCAGGACAGGCGAGCTGAACTGGCTCCTGGACGACCTGGTCGACCGCGTCGCGAGCATCCGCAAGGCCGTCGTGCTCTCCGGCGACGGGCTTGCGACGGGGGCATCGAAGGACCTGACCCGGGAGGACAGTGAACATCTGGCCGCCGTCGCCTCCGGCTTCCACAGCCTGGCCAAGGGCGTGGGCCGGCACTTCGAGGCGGGCAGCGTCCGGCAGACGGTCGTCGAGCTGGACGACGCCTTCCTGTTCGTGACGGCCGCGGGTGACGGCAGCTGCCTCGCCGTCCTCTCGGCCGCCGACTCCGACGTCGGCCAGGTCGCCTACGAGATGACGCTCCTCGTGAAGCGGGTCGGCGTACATCTGGGGGCCGCTCCGCGCACCGATCTGCCTGCGGGCGGGTAGTGGGATGACATGAGCGGAGACGGTCAGGGAAGAAGCCACTGGTTCGACGACGAGGCCGGACCGGTGGTCCGTCCGTACGCCATGACGCGCGGCCGCACCAGCCATGCGGGCCAGCACCGCCTGGACCTGATCGCGCTGGTCGTCGCGGAATCCCACGCGGACGACTCGGAAGCCGAAAACCAGACGCTGTCCCCGGAACACGTGGACATCGTCGGCCTGTGCCGGGACACGCCGCAGTCGGTCGCCGAGCTCGCGTCCGAACTCGACCTGCCCATCGGTGTCGTACGCGTCCTCGTCGGCGACCTCGTCGACGAGGAACTCGTCCACGTCAACCGCCCGGTTCCGCCCGCGGAGCTGCCGGACGAGAGCATCCTGCGTGATGTGATCAACGGGCTCCGGGCTCTGTGACCACCGGTCCGATCGACCGGCCCGCCCATCCGGGCGGCTCCTCCGCGAGCGCCGCGAGGCGCTCGCGGACCTCGGGCGGGAACGGTATGGCGCGGCCCGCCCCCTGATCGACGTGCAGCATCAGCAGCTCGATCGTGGCGACCGGGTCGGGCTCCGCGCGCGGCCCCTCGACGACATACATCTCATGCGTCAACCGCGCCTTCTTCCCGGCCGCTCCCAGCACGCGCGTGCGGACCGCGAGTTCGGCGCCCTCCGGCACCTCCCGCAGGTAGCGGACGTGTGACTCGGCCGTGTAGAGCGAGCAGCCGGTGTGCTCGCGGTACGCGGTGTCCAGCCCCGTACGCTCCATCAACGCGTCCGTGGCGAAGCCGAAGACGAGGACGTAGTACGCCTCGCTCATGTGCCCGTTGTAGTCGATCCACTCGGGGCGCACGGTCTCCTGAAACAGCGGCAGGCTCACTCGGCACCGGTCCCGGGCAGACGGCCGGTGGCGCGCAGGACGTCGATGACGCCCCGGTCCCGTTCGGCGACGAGATCGGCGATCGTACGACCGTCTGCGGCATCGTCGCAGCCGGCCACCACCGCGTCGTAGAGGGCCGTGTCCAGCTCGGGTGCCTCCAGGCGGGTCCACGGGGACTTCAGGGACGGCCCGAAGTGGTCGAGCATGTGGGCCATGCCGCCCTCGCCGCCCGCGAGTGCGAAGGTGAGCATGGGGCCCATCACCGCCCAGCGCAGGCCCGGCCCCTCGGTGATCGACAGGTCTATCTCGCGCACCGTCGCCTCGCCGTTGGCCACCATGTGCAGGGCTTCGCGCCACAGCGCTTCCTGGAGGCGGTTGGCGATGAAGCCGGGGACCTCGCGGTCCATGGTGATGACGGACTTGCCCGCCACCTCGTAGAAGCGCGCGGCCCATCGGACCGCTTCGGCGTGTGTGTGGTCGCCGCCGACGACCTCGACGAGCGGAATCAGATACGGCGGATTGAATGGATGCCCGACCACCAGCCGGCCGGGTGTGACGGCCCCGGTCTGCATGTCCGTCATCGGGTAGCCGGAGGTCGAGGAGGCGACGACGACGCCGGGCGGCGTGGCCGCGTCCAGCTTGGCCAGCAGCTCACGCTTGAGTCCGAGCTTCTCGGGTGCGCTCTCCTGCACGAACTGCGCCTCGGCGACCGCCTCTTCGAGACTGTCGGTCACGGTGAGCCGGTCGGCACTCGCGCCCGGGGCAAGCCCCAGCTGCTCCAGCGCGGGCCACGCCGCCTCGACCAGCCGGCGCAGCCGGGCCTCTGCGTCGGGGGCCGGGTCCCAGGCCGTGACTGCGTAGCCACGGGCGAGGAAGTGGGCGACCCAGCCGCCGCCGATGACTCCGGCGCCGACGCAGGCGACGCGGCGTACGTCCTCGGGCGCGGTGGCGGGGGTGAACGTCTCCGTCTCGGTCAACTTGGGCTCCTTCTGGGCTCCTTGATGGGGCCGTAGCTGCTTGGTGGGTATCAGCTGCCGTGCCGTGGTGCGGGTATCGGCTGCCGTTCGTGGTGCGGGTTTCAGCCGCGCGGCTTGAGGCCGAGCTTGAGGCGTGCCTCGTCGGGCGTGGCGACGCGGGCGCCCATCGCCTCGACGATCGTCACGGCACGCTCCACGAGCTGGGCGTTGGTCGCCTTGACGCCCTTGCCGAGATAGAGGTTGTCCTCCAGCCCGACGCGCACGTGCCCGCCGAGCAGGACCGACTGCGCCACCCACGGCATCTGCATCCGGCCCAGCGCGAAGCTGGCCCACTGCGCGCCCTCCGGCAGCATGTTCACCATCGACTGCAGCACACCCGGGTCCGCGGGCGCGCCCCACGGGATGCCCATGCACAGCTGGAACACGGTCGGGTCGTCGAGCAGTCCCTCGGAGTGCAACTGCTTGGCGAACCACAGGTGTCCGGTGTCGAAGATCTCCAACTCCGGTCGCACTCCCAGCTCCTGGATGCGCCGGGCGCCGGTACGCAGCATGTCGGGGGTCGAGACGTAGAGGTTGGAGCCGTCGCCGAAGTTGAGGGAGCCGCAGTCGAGGGTGCAGATGTCGGGCAGCAACTCCTCGACATGCGGCAGCCGTTCGAGGCCGCCCACGAGATCGGTGCCGGGCAACTGCTTCAGCGGCTCCTCCGGATCGATCACCAGGTCGCCGCCCATACCGGCGGTGAGGTTGATGACGACGTCCGTGCCGGTCTCCTT contains:
- a CDS encoding roadblock/LC7 domain-containing protein gives rise to the protein MTAPKATDHGDTGRTGELNWLLDDLVDRVASIRKAVVLSGDGLATGASKDLTREDSEHLAAVASGFHSLAKGVGRHFEAGSVRQTVVELDDAFLFVTAAGDGSCLAVLSAADSDVGQVAYEMTLLVKRVGVHLGAAPRTDLPAGG
- a CDS encoding DUF742 domain-containing protein, whose amino-acid sequence is MSGDGQGRSHWFDDEAGPVVRPYAMTRGRTSHAGQHRLDLIALVVAESHADDSEAENQTLSPEHVDIVGLCRDTPQSVAELASELDLPIGVVRVLVGDLVDEELVHVNRPVPPAELPDESILRDVINGLRAL
- a CDS encoding thioesterase family protein, with amino-acid sequence MSLPLFQETVRPEWIDYNGHMSEAYYVLVFGFATDALMERTGLDTAYREHTGCSLYTAESHVRYLREVPEGAELAVRTRVLGAAGKKARLTHEMYVVEGPRAEPDPVATIELLMLHVDQGAGRAIPFPPEVRERLAALAEEPPGWAGRSIGPVVTEPGAR
- a CDS encoding 3-hydroxyacyl-CoA dehydrogenase NAD-binding domain-containing protein; this encodes MTETETFTPATAPEDVRRVACVGAGVIGGGWVAHFLARGYAVTAWDPAPDAEARLRRLVEAAWPALEQLGLAPGASADRLTVTDSLEEAVAEAQFVQESAPEKLGLKRELLAKLDAATPPGVVVASSTSGYPMTDMQTGAVTPGRLVVGHPFNPPYLIPLVEVVGGDHTHAEAVRWAARFYEVAGKSVITMDREVPGFIANRLQEALWREALHMVANGEATVREIDLSITEGPGLRWAVMGPMLTFALAGGEGGMAHMLDHFGPSLKSPWTRLEAPELDTALYDAVVAGCDDAADGRTIADLVAERDRGVIDVLRATGRLPGTGAE
- a CDS encoding 3-keto-5-aminohexanoate cleavage protein translates to MNQDVIITCALTGAGDTVRKSPHVPVTPEQIATSAVQAAEAGAAAVHIHVRDPETGAPSRAPRLYREVVERIKETGTDVVINLTAGMGGDLVIDPEEPLKQLPGTDLVGGLERLPHVEELLPDICTLDCGSLNFGDGSNLYVSTPDMLRTGARRIQELGVRPELEIFDTGHLWFAKQLHSEGLLDDPTVFQLCMGIPWGAPADPGVLQSMVNMLPEGAQWASFALGRMQMPWVAQSVLLGGHVRVGLEDNLYLGKGVKATNAQLVERAVTIVEAMGARVATPDEARLKLGLKPRG